The following are from one region of the Syngnathus acus chromosome 10, fSynAcu1.2, whole genome shotgun sequence genome:
- the uprt gene encoding uracil phosphoribosyltransferase homolog isoform X1: protein MPCHNQQMSNVNTGQEHPMKQVRFATNTSGNVAAVLATHEAGVASSRQPVNQDSPGPQLKLLPLNDQIRELQTIIRDKTTSRGDFVFCADRLIRLVVEEGLNQLPYSECTVTTPTGYKYEGVKFERGNCGVSIMRSGEAMEQGLRDCCRSIRIGKILIQSDEETQRAKVYYAKFPPDIYRRKVLLMYPILSTGNTVIEAVKVLIEHGVQPGHIILLSLFSTPHGAKSIIQEFPDITILATEVHPVAPTHFGQRKTTKWKRTVFTGKEE from the exons ATGCCATGCCACAATCAGCAAATGAGCAATGTAAACACCGGCCAGGAGCACCCAATGAAGCAAGTACGCTTTGCCACCAACACCAGCGGCAATGTGGCCGCTGTGTTGGCCACTCACGAGGCAGGTGTTGCTAGCAGCAGGCAGCCCGTAAACCAGGATTCACCGGGACCCCAACTCAAACTACTTCCTCTCAATGACCAGATACGAGAATTACAGACTATTATTAGAGACAA GACGACCAGCAGAGGGGATTTTGTGTTCTGTGCTGATCGACTG ATTAGACTTGTGGTCGAAGAAGGCCTGAATCAACTACCTTACTCCGAGTGTACTGTGACAACACCAACAG GATATAAGTACGAAGGAGTCAAATTTGAGAGAGGCAACTGCGGCGTTAGCATTATGAGGAGTG GTGAGGCTATGGAGCAAGGGCTGCGGGACTGCTGCCGCTCCATTCGCATCGGCAAAATCCTCATCCAAAGTGATGAGGAGACCCAAAGAGCCAAGGTCTACTACGCCAAGTTCCCACCGGATATTTACAGAAGAAAAGTGCTGCTCATGTATCCCATCCTCA GTACTGGGAACACGGTGATTGAAGCAGTGAAGGTGCTGATCGAGCACGGGGTCCAGCCCGGGCATATTATCCTCCTCAGCCTCTTCTCCACACCTCACG gGGCCAAATCAATAATCCAGGAGTTCCCAGACATCACCATACTGGCAACAGAAGTTCACCCGGTGGCACCAACACATTTTGGGCAAAG AAAGACCACCAAATGGAAAAGAACGGTGTTTACTGGCAAAGAGGAATGA
- the uprt gene encoding uracil phosphoribosyltransferase homolog isoform X2, with translation MPCHNQQMSNVNTGQEHPMKQVRFATNTSGNVAAVLATHEAGVASSRQPVNQDSPGPQLKLLPLNDQIRELQTIIRDKTTSRGDFVFCADRLIRLVVEEGLNQLPYSECTVTTPTGYKYEGVKFERGNCGVSIMRSGEAMEQGLRDCCRSIRIGKILIQSDEETQRAKVYYAKFPPDIYRRKVLLMYPILSTGNTVIEAVKVLIEHGVQPGHIILLSLFSTPHGAKSIIQEFPDITILATEVHPVAPTHFGQRYFGTD, from the exons ATGCCATGCCACAATCAGCAAATGAGCAATGTAAACACCGGCCAGGAGCACCCAATGAAGCAAGTACGCTTTGCCACCAACACCAGCGGCAATGTGGCCGCTGTGTTGGCCACTCACGAGGCAGGTGTTGCTAGCAGCAGGCAGCCCGTAAACCAGGATTCACCGGGACCCCAACTCAAACTACTTCCTCTCAATGACCAGATACGAGAATTACAGACTATTATTAGAGACAA GACGACCAGCAGAGGGGATTTTGTGTTCTGTGCTGATCGACTG ATTAGACTTGTGGTCGAAGAAGGCCTGAATCAACTACCTTACTCCGAGTGTACTGTGACAACACCAACAG GATATAAGTACGAAGGAGTCAAATTTGAGAGAGGCAACTGCGGCGTTAGCATTATGAGGAGTG GTGAGGCTATGGAGCAAGGGCTGCGGGACTGCTGCCGCTCCATTCGCATCGGCAAAATCCTCATCCAAAGTGATGAGGAGACCCAAAGAGCCAAGGTCTACTACGCCAAGTTCCCACCGGATATTTACAGAAGAAAAGTGCTGCTCATGTATCCCATCCTCA GTACTGGGAACACGGTGATTGAAGCAGTGAAGGTGCTGATCGAGCACGGGGTCCAGCCCGGGCATATTATCCTCCTCAGCCTCTTCTCCACACCTCACG gGGCCAAATCAATAATCCAGGAGTTCCCAGACATCACCATACTGGCAACAGAAGTTCACCCGGTGGCACCAACACATTTTGGGCAAAGGTACTTTGGCACCGATTAA